The nucleotide sequence CCGTATCGTCAGGGAACAGCTGGGGCTCGGCAAGCACCGCGGCTCCCCCGAGGAGAGGCTGATGCGCCTCGTGGCGATCGGGGCGAGCGGCCTGTCCGATGTCTCGGAGCGCCATGACGAGTACCTGGCAAGAGCCCTGCGGCGGGAGACGGAGAGACGGGAGTGACCGTTCTCGTTGACACCGGCGCGTGGTATGCCCTGGCGGACCGGTCGGATGCGCATCACGCCGCGGCGCGGCGGTGGTACCAGAGCCGTGCCCCCCACGAAGACCTCGTGACGACGGATCTCATCCTGACGGAGACCTTCACCCTTCTCATGGCGCGCCTGGGGCACCAAGCGGCTCGTGCTTGGTGGGACGCGTTCCGTGCGACGAACGTCCGATACGTCGTCCCCACTCCGCCCGACTTCGACCGGGCAAGCGAAGTCCTGGCTCGGTTCTCGGACCACGACTTCAGCCTGACGGACTGCGTGACCTTCGCCATCATGGAGAGGCTCGGAATCCACTCGGCTTTCAGTTTCGACGTTCACTTCACCGTGGTTCGTCTGGGTTCCCGATACTCGCGGGCCATCACGCGCGTTCCCTGAAGCGGCTCGTCGACGACGAGGGGCCCCGAGGCCCCGTCTTCTTCGGCGTCTGGTTGGTGTTCATGGTGCTGACGGCCGACTGTGTTTCTCCACGTGATAGCGTTCCGGGCTCGGCCGTCGGGATGGG is from Bacillota bacterium and encodes:
- a CDS encoding CopG family transcriptional regulator; its protein translation is MSAAVSRVKRTQVYLDPVEHEALKRKAAEEGVSMSELVRRIVREQLGLGKHRGSPEERLMRLVAIGASGLSDVSERHDEYLARALRRETERRE
- a CDS encoding PIN domain-containing protein, which translates into the protein MTVLVDTGAWYALADRSDAHHAAARRWYQSRAPHEDLVTTDLILTETFTLLMARLGHQAARAWWDAFRATNVRYVVPTPPDFDRASEVLARFSDHDFSLTDCVTFAIMERLGIHSAFSFDVHFTVVRLGSRYSRAITRVP